The following proteins are encoded in a genomic region of Streptomyces collinus Tu 365:
- a CDS encoding copper homeostasis protein CutC produces MSKRAVLEVIALDTEDAVAAQAGGADRLELVTEMAADGLTPSVRTFAGIRAAVDIDLRVMLRLTDGFAAGGPENLDLLVRLAGQLRDAGADQFVLGFLETGGCVDLAAVERVVAALDGCRWTFHRAIDRAADRDALRKQLADLPGLDTYLTAGSADGVDGGLGTLVAEAAHGGEPGYEQQIMVGGGLRLAHVPTLRAAGIEAFHIGGAARTAGWTGPVSETAVREWRTVLDGV; encoded by the coding sequence ATGAGCAAGCGTGCGGTCCTGGAGGTGATCGCCCTCGACACCGAGGACGCGGTCGCGGCCCAGGCGGGAGGCGCGGACCGCCTCGAACTGGTCACCGAGATGGCGGCTGACGGTCTCACCCCGTCCGTGCGGACCTTCGCCGGGATCCGGGCCGCCGTCGACATCGACCTGCGCGTGATGCTCCGGCTGACGGACGGGTTCGCGGCGGGCGGCCCCGAGAACCTGGACCTGCTGGTCCGGCTGGCGGGGCAGCTGCGGGACGCGGGCGCCGACCAGTTCGTGCTCGGCTTCCTCGAGACCGGCGGCTGCGTGGACCTGGCCGCGGTGGAGCGGGTGGTGGCCGCCCTCGACGGCTGCCGCTGGACCTTCCACCGGGCCATCGACCGCGCCGCCGACCGGGACGCCCTGCGCAAGCAGCTCGCCGACCTGCCCGGCCTCGACACCTATCTGACGGCCGGCTCGGCGGACGGCGTGGACGGCGGACTCGGCACGCTGGTCGCCGAGGCCGCCCACGGCGGGGAACCCGGCTACGAGCAGCAGATCATGGTCGGCGGCGGGCTGCGGCTCGCCCACGTGCCGACGCTCAGGGCCGCCGGGATCGAGGCCTTCCACATCGGCGGCGCGGCACGCACCGCGGGCTGGACCGGCCCGGTCTCCGAGACGGCGGTACGGGAGTGGCGGACGGTGCTGGACGGGGTCTAG